A section of the Humulus lupulus chromosome 2, drHumLupu1.1, whole genome shotgun sequence genome encodes:
- the LOC133817301 gene encoding uncharacterized protein LOC133817301 → MEDAHQDSKSHPELSLLPQKPSENINGGGSQKRVPKRFVKSQIPDSILNDPALNAAIALLPSNYNFEVHKSVWRVRSTNASRVALQLPEGLLMYSLVLSDIISTFGGASHCLVLGDVTYGACCVDDLAASALGAELLIHYGHSCLVPVHVTAVPCLYVFVDITIDVDCLIETIDLNLRSTPSIVLAGTIQFASAIRSAKPELERRGFTVQIPQSKPLSAGEVLGCTAPKISPSMSANDTVIVFVADGRFHLEAMMIANPGVRTFRYDPYMRKLFLEEYDQKGMRETRRKAITKAKEATNWGMILGTLGRQGNPRILEHLEKKMKEKGFSYTVVLMSEISPARIGLFEDSVEAWVQIACPRLSIDWGEAFTKPLLTSFEADIALGSIPGWWEKKKKNDSGCCGGRESSNSSSCGSCCDNGGEENYPMDYYAQDGGEWNSSYVKTTLRPLRKRLV, encoded by the coding sequence ATGGAAGACGCCCACCAAGATAGCAAATCACACCCagagctttcccttcttccccaGAAACCTTCTGAGAACATCAATGGCGGAGGTAGCCAGAAGAGGGTTCCCAAACGATTCGTCAAGAGCCAAATCCCGGATTCCATCCTCAACGATCCAGCCCTCAATGCCGCCATCGCTCTCTTACCCTCCAACTACAATTTCGAGGTCCACAAGTCCGTGTGGCGCGTCCGCTCCACTAACGCCTCACGCGTGGCGCTCCAGCTCCCCGAAGGACTTCTAATGTACTCGCTCGTTCTCTCCGACATCATCTCCACCTTCGGCGGCGCTTCGCACTGCTTAGTCCTCGGCGACGTGACCTACGGTGCTTGCTGTGTCGACGACTTAGCTGCCTCCGCCCTCGGCGCTGAACTCCTCATCCACTACGGCCACAGCTGCCTGGTTCCCGTCCACGTTACCGCCGTGCCGTGCCTCTACGTCTTCGTCGACATAACAATTGACGTCGATTGCTTAATCGAGACCATCGATCTCAACCTCCGATCCACCCCGAGCATCGTCCTCGCAGGAACGATCCAGTTCGCCTCTGCCATCCGTTCCGCCAAGCCAGAGCTCGAACGCCGCGGATTCACTGTCCAGATTCCCCAATCGAAACCCTTATCCGCCGGGGAAGTTCTCGGCTGCACCGCCCCGAAGATCTCACCTTCAATGAGCGCAAACGACACCGTAATCGTATTCGTGGCCGATGGGAGATTCCATCTGGAGGCGATGATGATCGCGAATCCGGGAGTGAGAACATTCCGGTATGATCCGTACATGAGGAAGCTGTTCTTGGAGGAGTACGACCAGAAGGGAATGAGGGAGACAAGGAGAAAAGCTATCACCAAAGCGAAGGAGGCGACGAATTGGGGAATGATTCTGGGGACcttgggaaggcaagggaacccAAGAATTCTCGAACAtttggagaagaagatgaaagaGAAAGGGTTTTCTTACACCGTCGTGCTCATGTCGGAGATTAGTCCGGCGAGAATAGGGTTGTTTGAGGACTCTGTTGAGGCATGGGTTCAGATAGCTTGTCCAAGGCTCTCCATTGATTGGGGCGAGGCTTTCACAAAGCCGCTTCTGACGTCGTTTGAGGCAGACATTGCTCTGGGCTCCATTCCCGGTTGgtgggagaagaagaagaagaatgattcCGGTTGCTGTGGAGGGAGAGAAAGCTCGAACTCTTCCTCTTGTGGCAGCTGCTGCGATAATGGAGGAGAAGAGAATTATCCCATGGATTACTATGCTCAAGATGGAGGAGAATGGAATTCCTCTTATGTCAAAACGACATTAAGACCTCTTAGGAAAAGACTAGTTTGA
- the LOC133817302 gene encoding xyloglucan endotransglucosylase protein 1-like, whose amino-acid sequence MLSLSKPLPCSVLMVISCLVVGLASAGNFYQDFDITWGDQRAQILQGGKLLTLSLDKASGSGFQSKNEYLFGRIDMQIKLVPGNSAGTVTAYYLSSQGPNHDEIDFEFLGNLSGDPYTLHTNVFSQGKGNREQQFHLWFDPTKAFHTYSIVWNKQRIIFMVDNIPIRVFNNLESTAGVAFPKSQPMRIYSSLWNADDWATRGGLVKTDWTKAPFTASYANFKANACVWSAGKSTCDANNSGGFNDATWQNQGLDAAGRNRLRWVQQKFMVYNYCTDLKRFPKGQLPAECNHSRFL is encoded by the exons ATGTTGTCTCTTTCGAAGCCTCTTCCTTGTTCTGTGCTCATGGTAATTAGTTGCCTGGTGGTGGGTTTAGCCTCAGCTGGGAACTTTTACCAGGACTTCGATATAACATGGGGTGATCAGCGAGCCCAAATACTCCAAGGAGGCAAGCTTCTTACTCTCTCACTTGACAAGGCTTCAGGCTCTGGTTTCCAGTCCAAGAACGAGTACTTGTTTGGCCGAATCGATATGCAAATCAAGCTTGTGCCTGGGAATTCAGCTGGGACAGTCACTGCATACTAT TTGTCTTCTCAAGGTCCAAACCATGATGAGATTGACTTCGAGTTCTTGGGCAACTTGTCTGGAGACCCCTACACACTCCATACCAATGTGTTCAGCCAAGGAAAAGGGAACAGAGAACAACAGTTCCATCTTTGGTTCGACCCAACAAAGGCTTTCCACACTTACTCCATTGTTTGGAACAAACAACGTATTAT CTTTATGGTGGACAACATTCCAATAAGAGTGTTCAACAACTTGGAGTCAACAGCAGGAGTTGCATTCCCCAAAAGCCAGCCAATGAGGATTTACTCAAGCTTGTGGAACGCAGACGATTGGGCCACAAGAGGTGGCCTTGTCAAGACTGACTGGACCAAAGCTCCTTTCACTGCTTCCTACGCTAACTTTAAGGCCAATGCCTGTGTTTGGTCAGCCGGAAAGTCCACCTGCGATGCCAACAACTCCGGTGGCTTTAACGATGCCACGTGGCAGAATCAAGGGCTGGACGCCGCCGGGCGGAACAGGCTGCGGTGGGTGCAGCAGAAGTTCATGGTCTACAACTACTGCACAGACTTGAAACGCTTCCCTAAGGGCCAGCTTCCTGCAGAATGCAACCACTCTCGATTCCTCTGA